In Paraburkholderia terrae, a genomic segment contains:
- a CDS encoding lysophospholipid acyltransferase family protein, whose amino-acid sequence MRAVLKKWLFIIYLLGSGTIWSTVMLLLYPFTSRSARYRLAALWCRALVVVMRAAFGIRCSIEGLEHLPKEPSIVLCRHESTWETLAFLALFPRRISFVFKQDLLRIPFFGWVLKGLDMVSLDRGSPRQAHVAVTREAAERLAKGDMVVIFPEGTRVPHGAPVKLTSGGVRLACATGALIVPVVHNAGKVWPAKGWPMGAGEIRVVIGPTLSPVERSPQELSHQVHDWMQAELLKL is encoded by the coding sequence ATGCGCGCTGTACTCAAAAAATGGCTGTTCATCATCTATCTGCTGGGAAGCGGAACGATCTGGTCCACGGTGATGCTGCTGCTGTATCCGTTCACCAGCCGGTCGGCACGATACCGGCTCGCGGCGCTATGGTGCAGGGCGCTCGTCGTGGTGATGCGCGCGGCGTTCGGCATTCGCTGCTCGATCGAAGGCCTCGAACATTTGCCGAAGGAACCGTCGATCGTCCTGTGCCGCCACGAATCGACGTGGGAAACGCTCGCGTTTCTCGCGCTCTTTCCGCGCCGGATCAGCTTTGTGTTCAAGCAGGACTTGCTGCGTATTCCGTTCTTCGGCTGGGTGCTGAAGGGACTCGACATGGTCAGCCTGGACCGCGGCTCGCCGCGTCAGGCGCATGTCGCCGTGACGCGTGAAGCGGCGGAGCGTCTCGCGAAAGGCGATATGGTCGTGATTTTTCCGGAAGGCACGCGGGTGCCGCACGGCGCGCCCGTCAAGCTCACGTCGGGCGGCGTGCGTCTGGCTTGCGCGACGGGCGCGCTGATCGTGCCCGTCGTACACAACGCCGGCAAGGTGTGGCCCGCGAAGGGCTGGCCGATGGGCGCGGGGGAAATCCGCGTGGTCATCGGTCCGACGCTGTCGCCTGTCGAGCGGTCACCGCAGGAACTCAGCCATCAGGTGCATGACTGGATGCAGGCCGAGCTACTGAAGCTCTAG